A window of Methanolobus sediminis contains these coding sequences:
- the porA gene encoding pyruvate ferredoxin oxidoreductase: MKKEMLTGNTAAAWGARLAEVDYIPAFPITPQTEIIETLSDWISEGDMRTRFVTLDSEHSMITAAGAASATGVRVFTATSSQGLMYGFEMLYTVAGWRVPLVMINVARGLSSPITLGPDHNDILAARDTGFLQIHCENCQEVLDSVLMAYRVAEDEKVLLPALVNLDGFYLSFTREPVEVPDIDSVRRFLPSYEPSHAFFRADQPMAQGVAVLGGAYYSYFKYQMHLASQQALGVYKEACREFEKEFGRKYDTIEQYRLDDAEYVLVMINSFSTLGKAAVNRAREQGIKAGLLRPRLLRPFPEEDIRNALKGKKRVAVVDQNISVGKGGILFSELASCLYNEKHRPLLMSFIGGLGGKNISHEEFAFIFDQLIKGEEAEVETPHLLYTQHEWEEMQKLKEIAGRV, translated from the coding sequence ATGAAGAAGGAGATGCTCACCGGTAACACTGCAGCAGCATGGGGAGCCCGGTTAGCTGAGGTGGATTACATTCCGGCTTTTCCGATAACTCCTCAGACCGAGATAATCGAGACCCTTTCCGACTGGATATCGGAAGGGGATATGCGCACCAGGTTCGTTACTCTGGATTCTGAGCATTCGATGATCACTGCCGCAGGAGCGGCATCGGCTACGGGTGTTAGGGTCTTTACGGCAACATCCAGTCAGGGTTTGATGTATGGTTTTGAAATGCTTTATACCGTGGCTGGATGGAGAGTACCACTGGTAATGATCAATGTGGCCAGAGGTCTGTCTTCCCCTATTACTCTGGGTCCGGACCACAATGATATCCTTGCTGCAAGGGATACAGGATTTCTGCAGATTCATTGCGAGAACTGTCAGGAAGTTCTGGATTCCGTCCTGATGGCATACCGGGTGGCAGAGGATGAAAAGGTACTCTTGCCTGCACTGGTAAATCTTGATGGCTTTTATCTTTCCTTTACCAGAGAACCGGTGGAAGTCCCGGACATTGACAGCGTCAGAAGATTTCTCCCATCTTACGAACCCTCACATGCATTTTTCAGGGCAGATCAGCCCATGGCTCAGGGAGTGGCGGTCCTTGGCGGTGCCTATTATTCTTATTTCAAATACCAGATGCATCTGGCAAGTCAGCAGGCACTGGGTGTCTATAAGGAAGCATGCAGGGAATTTGAAAAGGAATTTGGTCGTAAATATGACACTATCGAGCAGTACAGGCTGGATGATGCTGAATACGTACTTGTCATGATTAATTCATTCTCCACTCTGGGAAAGGCTGCTGTGAACAGGGCCAGGGAACAGGGAATAAAGGCCGGACTTCTGAGGCCAAGACTCCTGAGACCATTTCCAGAGGAGGACATCAGGAATGCCCTGAAGGGAAAGAAAAGAGTGGCTGTGGTCGATCAGAATATCAGTGTAGGCAAGGGAGGTATCCTTTTCTCCGAGCTTGCAAGCTGCCTTTATAATGAAAAACATAGGCCACTGCTGATGTCCTTTATCGGAGGACTGGGTGGGAAGAACATAAGTCATGAGGAATTCGCTTTCATCTTTGATCAGCTGATCAAAGGAGAAGAAGCCGAAGTTGAGACTCCACACTTGTTGTATACGCAGCATGAATGGGAAGAAATGCAAAAACTGAAAGAGATTGCAGGAAGGGTGTAA
- a CDS encoding thiamine pyrophosphate-dependent enzyme, which produces MITEQIKSIKDLPLEENMFSGTPACAGCGGLLTLRHCLKMLGEKVVIVNAAGCFTLLSIYPFTPFRSSWLYTAMACAPAGAQGVRDALDILLEKGKIDPDENLKVVVLTGDGSAYDMGLSSTSGAIYRNLDFYYICYDNEAYGNTGFQESGSTPFASRTKTTSAGKEFAKKDLFEIWNSHKPPYLATISPAYPVDLANKFKKAEQYKGPKLFISLIPCPPGWSTDPSHTFKLAKLAVDTGVWALKESISGEVEHTVVPKKFKPVEDYLKEQGRFSHLFKPVRNEETLGKIQEMVNEYWKRYGILL; this is translated from the coding sequence ATGATCACAGAACAGATCAAATCTATCAAGGACCTTCCTCTTGAGGAGAACATGTTCTCCGGCACTCCTGCATGTGCCGGTTGTGGAGGTCTTCTGACCCTGAGGCACTGTTTGAAGATGCTGGGGGAGAAGGTTGTTATTGTAAATGCTGCAGGATGTTTCACCCTGCTCTCCATCTATCCCTTTACTCCTTTCAGGAGTTCGTGGCTCTACACGGCAATGGCCTGTGCCCCTGCGGGAGCCCAGGGTGTGAGGGATGCTCTGGATATATTACTCGAAAAGGGGAAAATAGACCCGGACGAAAATCTGAAAGTGGTGGTGTTGACTGGTGATGGTTCTGCCTATGATATGGGACTCTCATCCACATCAGGTGCTATCTATCGTAACCTTGATTTCTACTATATCTGCTATGACAATGAAGCATACGGGAATACAGGATTCCAGGAATCGGGTTCAACTCCTTTTGCATCAAGGACCAAGACAACATCTGCAGGAAAGGAATTTGCAAAAAAGGACCTCTTTGAGATATGGAACAGCCATAAACCTCCATACCTTGCCACGATCTCTCCGGCATATCCTGTGGATTTGGCTAACAAGTTCAAAAAAGCAGAGCAGTACAAAGGTCCAAAGCTCTTCATCTCTCTTATTCCATGTCCGCCGGGATGGTCTACCGATCCTTCCCATACATTCAAGCTTGCAAAACTAGCAGTTGATACCGGAGTCTGGGCTTTGAAGGAATCCATTTCGGGCGAGGTGGAACACACAGTTGTTCCTAAGAAATTCAAGCCGGTTGAAGATTACTTGAAAGAGCAGGGCAGGTTCTCTCATCTCTTTAAACCTGTAAGGAATGAAGAAACACTGGGGAAGATCCAGGAGATGGTGAATGAATACTGGAAAAGGTATGGGATTCTTCTTTGA
- a CDS encoding acetate--CoA ligase family protein → MNTGKGMGFFFDPQSIAIIGASPTPGKASHVILDNLRRTGYNGSIYPVNPKYDHIDGMKCYASIADIGKQVDVAIFVLPASKVMEILGGPVENVRGAIIISSGFREVEKGELLEEELKRIAEEKCIRIIGPNCLGIYDAIYGVDTFLVPVEQVKRPKKGGLSILTQSGSFAVLIMDEMATEGIGVARIVSYGNKVDVDEADCLDLLAEDEATRYVLLYIESVENGREFVEAASRCAAKKPVVAIKVGRGEAGMHAARSHTGALGGKYEIYRAAFRKAGIIEVDGYEDLKDACRVLEAYNIVDGNKVLIITDGGGIGVSMADACEDLGLDVRRLSQDSKKRLSSKLPAFSATDNPIDLTASAKDDDYFTALEEGFLNGYDLAIVTVLWGAPALSTRVIDGISEVQNRYNKPVLICSPGGEFTRNKYRLFEEKGMPVFSTPEAGVRAAAVLIGKGTVRDNMSKGAGPWI, encoded by the coding sequence ATGAATACTGGAAAAGGTATGGGATTCTTCTTTGATCCGCAGTCCATCGCCATTATCGGAGCATCGCCTACTCCCGGGAAAGCTTCTCACGTGATACTGGATAACCTTAGAAGAACAGGTTATAATGGTTCCATCTATCCGGTGAATCCCAAATATGATCATATCGACGGCATGAAATGTTACGCTTCTATCGCTGATATTGGGAAGCAGGTAGATGTAGCCATATTTGTGCTTCCCGCATCAAAAGTAATGGAAATCCTTGGAGGACCGGTTGAAAACGTCCGGGGAGCTATTATCATAAGTTCAGGTTTTAGGGAAGTGGAAAAAGGGGAGCTTCTGGAAGAGGAACTTAAAAGAATTGCTGAGGAAAAATGTATCAGGATAATAGGGCCGAATTGTCTGGGGATATATGATGCCATTTATGGAGTAGATACTTTTCTGGTTCCCGTGGAGCAGGTGAAGAGGCCAAAAAAAGGTGGATTGTCGATACTTACCCAGAGCGGTTCCTTTGCGGTTCTGATTATGGACGAGATGGCAACGGAAGGCATAGGTGTCGCAAGGATAGTGAGCTATGGGAATAAGGTTGATGTTGACGAGGCAGATTGTCTTGATCTGCTGGCAGAGGATGAGGCTACCAGATATGTTCTGTTGTACATAGAATCGGTGGAGAACGGAAGGGAATTTGTTGAAGCTGCTTCCAGGTGTGCTGCAAAGAAACCTGTTGTTGCCATAAAGGTCGGCAGAGGTGAGGCGGGCATGCATGCCGCCAGATCACATACCGGAGCTCTGGGTGGGAAATATGAGATATACCGGGCTGCTTTCAGGAAGGCAGGTATTATAGAGGTTGACGGATATGAGGATTTGAAGGATGCCTGCAGGGTTCTGGAGGCATATAATATTGTTGATGGCAACAAAGTACTGATCATAACAGACGGTGGCGGGATCGGGGTAAGCATGGCAGATGCTTGTGAGGACCTCGGACTGGATGTCAGAAGACTTTCACAGGATTCAAAGAAGCGTCTAAGTTCAAAGCTTCCTGCATTCTCCGCAACGGATAATCCCATAGACCTGACCGCCAGTGCAAAAGATGATGACTATTTCACTGCTCTTGAAGAGGGTTTCTTGAACGGTTATGACCTTGCCATTGTAACGGTGCTCTGGGGGGCACCTGCACTCTCAACTAGGGTAATTGACGGGATATCTGAAGTTCAAAACAGGTACAATAAACCAGTGCTCATATGCAGTCCCGGTGGAGAGTTCACGAGGAATAAGTACAGGCTGTTCGAGGAAAAGGGCATGCCGGTATTCTCAACTCCGGAGGCTGGTGTAAGAGCCGCGGCTGTTCTGATTGGCAAGGGAACAGTGCGGGATAATATGTCGAAAGGAGCAGGACCATGGATCTGA
- a CDS encoding acetate--CoA ligase family protein, which yields MDLKVVDSIINNAQNEGRDHLFETEAKTLISQWDIPVPGSVLVKGSEFPDISVDSIEPPFILKVVSRNILHKTEVGGVISDLGDMDDVRNAIIRMKKDIEKNAPQARIEGFLLEEFVPVGVEVIIGGTRDPQFGPVMMFGTGGVMVELMKDVSFRLAPLDKSESMAMMEDLRGYPLLTGYRGSKPVDREQLASVIMKVSDIITKIKEIREIEINPLFAYEDGVMAVDARVILELEER from the coding sequence ATGGATCTGAAAGTGGTTGACAGTATCATCAATAATGCCCAGAATGAGGGCAGGGATCACCTGTTTGAAACAGAGGCCAAGACACTGATCAGCCAATGGGATATCCCAGTACCCGGTTCTGTTCTCGTAAAGGGATCGGAGTTTCCAGACATTAGTGTGGATAGCATCGAGCCTCCATTTATTCTTAAGGTGGTATCCAGGAATATTCTTCATAAAACAGAGGTGGGAGGTGTGATATCAGACCTCGGGGATATGGATGATGTAAGAAATGCCATTATCCGTATGAAAAAGGATATTGAGAAAAATGCTCCACAGGCAAGGATAGAAGGCTTCCTTCTGGAAGAATTCGTTCCTGTGGGTGTGGAGGTGATTATTGGTGGGACAAGGGATCCTCAGTTTGGTCCGGTGATGATGTTCGGTACGGGAGGTGTCATGGTGGAACTGATGAAAGATGTTAGTTTCAGGCTTGCACCCCTGGATAAAAGCGAATCCATGGCAATGATGGAGGATCTGAGAGGCTATCCACTTCTTACGGGATACCGGGGTTCAAAGCCAGTAGACCGGGAACAGCTGGCGTCTGTAATTATGAAAGTGTCTGATATCATTACGAAAATAAAAGAGATACGGGAAATTGAAATAAATCCGCTTTTTGCTTACGAAGATGGGGTAATGGCAGTGGATGCCAGAGTGATATTAGAATTAGAAGAAAGATGA
- a CDS encoding acyl-CoA synthetase: protein MGKETTEFDYDRERDQFNWDIPADYNFVDVIRGWAKDSTRILAIIEHPDGKVENATYQEVWDNAMRFGNVLRDSGIHKGDKVMIMLPRSVDVYVVSIGIWAIGGIVVPGTVMLRRDDIEYRIRDAGIRALVTSDAMVAAEVDAVKDKVADIRLFFSGERDGWKDYRFEMDSASGSLDLEELKASDPLAINYTSGTTGAPKGVLHTHSLMYCFDRLNRHYWWNTQPNELCWATTEPGWAKWYWAPFGTVMNTGATNFHYSGRFEPEKWFELLDKWKVNRTCMTATELRSMASIDDADKRYNLEELKVILTAGEPCTPGIVRFFGEKFGLSVREGYGQTETCVVACTLPGMIIKPGSMGRFTPGVRGAIVDPDTGEELPVGQRGIIAVAGDHPMLFTEYYKQPEKTAECFKGDWYLTGDLAMMDEAGYIWFESRSDDVCISSGYRIGPFEVESAVDSHEAVLESAMIPSPDPLRGEVVKVLVVLKEGYEASGELVRDIQQHVKHITAPYKYPRDIEFISELPKTISGKIKRKDLRNLEFEKKKDVIEKLKEKGMWARPD, encoded by the coding sequence ATGGGAAAAGAAACAACTGAATTCGATTATGACAGGGAGAGAGATCAATTCAACTGGGATATTCCGGCGGACTATAATTTCGTTGACGTTATCAGGGGCTGGGCAAAGGACAGCACAAGGATTCTGGCGATAATTGAGCACCCGGATGGCAAAGTTGAAAATGCCACATACCAGGAAGTATGGGACAACGCAATGCGGTTTGGAAATGTCCTCCGGGATTCGGGAATCCATAAAGGTGATAAGGTTATGATCATGCTTCCCAGAAGTGTGGATGTCTATGTTGTGAGTATAGGCATATGGGCAATAGGTGGCATTGTTGTTCCGGGCACGGTTATGTTGAGGCGGGATGATATCGAATACAGAATACGGGATGCTGGTATCAGGGCGCTTGTTACAAGTGATGCAATGGTGGCTGCTGAGGTGGATGCTGTAAAGGATAAGGTTGCGGATATCAGGCTTTTCTTTTCAGGAGAAAGGGATGGCTGGAAAGATTATCGATTCGAAATGGACTCGGCATCGGGAAGTCTCGATCTTGAAGAACTTAAGGCTAGTGACCCTCTGGCAATTAACTACACTTCCGGTACAACGGGTGCACCAAAAGGTGTGCTGCATACCCATTCACTAATGTATTGTTTCGACAGGCTCAACAGGCATTACTGGTGGAACACTCAACCAAACGAACTATGCTGGGCTACCACGGAGCCGGGATGGGCAAAGTGGTACTGGGCTCCATTTGGAACGGTAATGAATACCGGTGCCACTAATTTCCATTACTCCGGCAGGTTCGAACCGGAAAAATGGTTCGAGTTACTTGATAAATGGAAGGTTAACAGGACGTGTATGACCGCAACTGAACTTCGGTCTATGGCATCGATAGATGATGCGGATAAGAGGTATAATCTGGAAGAGCTGAAGGTCATCCTGACTGCAGGTGAACCTTGTACACCGGGTATTGTCCGGTTCTTTGGTGAAAAGTTTGGATTATCTGTTAGGGAAGGTTATGGACAAACGGAAACCTGTGTTGTTGCCTGCACTCTGCCGGGGATGATTATAAAGCCCGGTTCTATGGGTCGGTTCACACCGGGAGTCAGGGGTGCAATTGTGGACCCAGATACGGGAGAAGAACTGCCGGTTGGGCAGAGGGGAATAATCGCTGTTGCAGGGGATCATCCTATGCTTTTTACTGAGTATTACAAGCAGCCGGAAAAAACGGCTGAATGCTTTAAAGGTGACTGGTATCTGACCGGAGACCTTGCAATGATGGATGAAGCTGGATACATATGGTTCGAGTCAAGGTCGGATGATGTCTGTATAAGTTCAGGATACAGAATCGGTCCTTTCGAGGTTGAAAGTGCTGTGGATTCCCATGAGGCTGTTCTGGAATCAGCTATGATCCCAAGTCCCGACCCGCTAAGAGGTGAGGTTGTCAAGGTCCTTGTTGTCTTAAAAGAAGGATACGAGGCATCCGGGGAGCTTGTCCGGGATATCCAGCAGCATGTCAAACACATAACTGCTCCTTACAAGTATCCTCGTGATATCGAATTTATAAGTGAGCTGCCAAAGACCATTAGTGGTAAGATTAAACGTAAAGATCTCAGGAACCTAGAATTCGAGAAGAAAAAAGATGTGATCGAGAAGCTGAAGGAAAAGGGAATGTGGGCGAGACCGGATTGA
- a CDS encoding FmdE family protein: protein MSSDCSTESTTREVASFEDAAKFHGHVCPGLTIGYIAAKAGIEKLETERDIDEELVTIVENDACGVDAVQVLTGCTIGKGNLIYKDHAKQVFTFICRDSGKAVRVALRASFNIDNIDPKVSELRPKVMSGTATEEEVKEFRKAMDGISVTMRNTPVDEMFEVKFVDVEIPGKARIFNSLKCSKCGEMMAESRARVQNGEYICIPCYEEYNRGW from the coding sequence ATGTCATCAGATTGTTCTACCGAAAGCACAACAAGAGAAGTTGCTTCATTTGAAGATGCTGCAAAGTTCCACGGACACGTCTGTCCGGGTCTTACTATTGGTTACATCGCAGCAAAAGCTGGCATCGAAAAACTGGAAACAGAAAGAGACATTGACGAGGAACTTGTCACCATCGTGGAAAACGATGCCTGTGGAGTAGATGCAGTCCAGGTATTGACAGGCTGCACAATAGGCAAAGGCAACCTTATTTACAAGGATCATGCAAAACAGGTATTCACATTCATCTGTCGTGACAGCGGAAAAGCTGTAAGGGTGGCCCTCCGTGCAAGTTTCAATATTGACAATATCGATCCGAAGGTCAGCGAACTCCGTCCTAAAGTAATGTCAGGCACTGCAACTGAGGAAGAGGTGAAGGAGTTCAGGAAAGCTATGGACGGAATTTCCGTAACAATGCGAAACACTCCCGTTGACGAGATGTTCGAAGTGAAGTTCGTAGATGTAGAGATTCCTGGAAAAGCAAGGATATTCAATTCTCTTAAGTGTTCCAAATGCGGTGAAATGATGGCTGAATCAAGGGCAAGAGTGCAGAATGGTGAATATATTTGCATTCCCTGCTATGAGGAATATAATAGAGGATGGTAA
- a CDS encoding ABC transporter ATP-binding protein produces the protein MSLLKINDLKCHYQAENHTVKAVEGVSLEIEEGEILGIVGESGSGKTTVALSIMGLLPENTAITGEIKYKENVLSSLSENEMDRLRWKDIAIVFQNGLEVLNPVMKVGVQVMEPMMKHLDISSGEAQSKCEDLFRNVHLDPKWMDSYPHQLSGGMRQRVLLAMALSCNPKLLILDEVTSALDAFTRKEIRDLLIELQKKNAYTMLMISHDITFVSSVASRVAVMYLGKVVETGPVKDILLSPRHPYTRGLVHSTPDIFVYKDLWGIPGDISIGTEFNGCPFFPRCNQKIKICNEATPYLIPVDGGREIACHRGGVAELLQAKDLNFSYSLPDGQYLKAVDNVDLEIMEGEVLAIVGQTGSGKSTLAHILANVIMPESGNISFMGENTFKGCYGNKLNGIQIVFQDPFNSTSNRFTVLDAIKEPLDINKIGSKEERLEMAKNVLELVHLPATDAFLSKYCGELSGGQRQRVALARAMVMQPKLLIADEVTSALDVSTSANVMRLLKGLQNRRGFAMIYISHDLSMTLKIADRIAVMNHGRIVEMGNSHEVMLSPSDEYTKRLVDSNIPV, from the coding sequence ATGAGTCTGCTTAAAATCAATGATCTGAAATGTCATTATCAGGCCGAAAACCACACTGTAAAGGCAGTTGAAGGGGTTTCTTTAGAAATTGAAGAGGGAGAGATTCTCGGCATAGTGGGAGAATCCGGAAGTGGAAAAACTACCGTTGCACTTAGCATCATGGGACTTCTGCCTGAAAACACGGCTATTACAGGTGAAATAAAGTACAAAGAGAATGTACTCTCCTCTTTATCTGAAAACGAAATGGACAGATTGAGATGGAAGGATATTGCCATCGTTTTTCAGAACGGACTTGAAGTTCTCAATCCTGTTATGAAAGTCGGGGTACAGGTAATGGAACCTATGATGAAACACCTTGACATCAGCTCTGGAGAAGCACAGAGCAAATGTGAAGATCTTTTCAGAAATGTCCATCTTGACCCAAAATGGATGGATTCCTATCCGCATCAGCTTTCCGGTGGCATGAGGCAGAGAGTTCTCCTGGCAATGGCCCTGTCATGCAATCCTAAATTACTGATACTTGATGAGGTTACTTCCGCACTTGATGCATTTACCAGAAAGGAGATAAGGGATCTTCTGATCGAACTGCAGAAGAAGAACGCTTATACAATGTTGATGATATCACATGATATTACTTTTGTGTCTTCTGTGGCTTCAAGGGTAGCTGTCATGTATTTAGGAAAAGTTGTTGAGACTGGCCCGGTTAAAGATATTCTATTGTCACCCAGACACCCATATACAAGAGGACTTGTTCACTCAACTCCTGATATTTTCGTATATAAAGACCTCTGGGGAATCCCCGGTGATATTTCCATAGGAACTGAATTCAATGGTTGTCCTTTTTTCCCAAGATGTAATCAAAAGATTAAGATATGCAATGAAGCAACACCTTATCTGATTCCTGTTGACGGAGGAAGAGAAATTGCCTGCCACAGAGGAGGTGTTGCTGAGCTTCTGCAGGCTAAAGACCTGAATTTCAGTTATAGTCTCCCGGATGGACAATACCTGAAAGCAGTTGATAATGTTGATCTGGAAATTATGGAAGGAGAGGTGCTTGCAATTGTAGGACAGACAGGCTCTGGCAAATCCACTCTTGCACATATCCTTGCAAACGTGATCATGCCAGAGAGTGGAAACATATCATTTATGGGTGAGAACACATTCAAAGGGTGTTATGGAAACAAGCTCAATGGCATACAGATAGTTTTTCAAGACCCTTTCAATTCTACAAGCAACAGGTTCACTGTGCTCGATGCAATAAAGGAACCTCTTGATATCAATAAGATCGGAAGCAAAGAAGAACGTTTGGAAATGGCAAAAAACGTCCTTGAACTCGTTCATCTTCCGGCTACTGATGCTTTCCTCAGTAAATATTGCGGTGAACTTAGCGGTGGTCAGAGACAGAGAGTTGCACTTGCCAGAGCGATGGTTATGCAGCCAAAACTCCTTATTGCAGATGAGGTTACTTCGGCTCTGGATGTTTCGACATCTGCAAACGTAATGCGTCTTTTAAAGGGACTCCAGAACAGGAGAGGTTTTGCAATGATCTATATTTCACATGACCTTTCCATGACTTTGAAGATCGCTGACCGAATAGCAGTCATGAATCATGGAAGGATCGTTGAGATGGGCAATTCCCATGAAGTAATGCTTTCGCCTTCTGATGAATATACTAAAAGACTTGTTGATTCAAATATCCCTGTTTAA
- a CDS encoding ABC transporter permease: MMNNINASGYAGIIAYIQALSIYRISLNLNNTFSKFSKEGKIGVIGILVIILMALFAPVITLYPPQKITGDSLEAPGTVHILGTDELGMDIWSQICYGARMSLTIGLAVAFISGFGGGALGVLAGYIGGHADQALMRIIDVTMALPSFPLLIVISAFLGPSILNVILILVLFSWAKPARIARSQTLAIKKNSYIIAACNYGASPFYILRKHIFPEVMPVLFVLVISISSHAIIAEAGLAFLGLGDPTSKSWGMMLNSATNFKSIYFTPYWQWWLLPPLFMLVILLLCLAFISRDMERILDPKLKMKKGI; the protein is encoded by the coding sequence ATGATGAATAACATCAATGCCTCCGGATATGCCGGAATAATAGCTTATATTCAGGCTTTAAGTATTTACAGGATCAGTCTCAACCTGAATAATACGTTTTCTAAATTCAGCAAAGAAGGCAAGATCGGTGTCATTGGAATTCTTGTAATTATCCTGATGGCTCTTTTTGCCCCGGTGATAACACTTTACCCGCCACAGAAGATTACAGGTGATTCCCTGGAAGCACCGGGAACAGTTCATATTCTTGGAACCGATGAACTAGGAATGGATATCTGGTCACAGATATGCTATGGTGCAAGAATGAGCCTTACAATTGGCCTTGCAGTGGCATTCATTTCAGGTTTTGGTGGTGGAGCTCTCGGTGTGCTGGCCGGATACATCGGAGGACATGCCGATCAGGCACTTATGAGAATTATAGATGTTACAATGGCACTTCCAAGTTTTCCACTGCTTATTGTAATATCTGCTTTTCTCGGGCCGAGCATTCTTAATGTTATTCTAATACTCGTACTTTTCAGCTGGGCCAAACCTGCACGTATTGCGCGTTCTCAGACACTGGCAATAAAAAAGAACAGCTATATCATTGCTGCCTGTAACTACGGAGCAAGTCCATTTTACATTCTCCGAAAACATATCTTTCCGGAGGTTATGCCGGTACTGTTCGTGCTTGTCATCAGCATATCCTCACATGCGATCATAGCCGAAGCGGGACTTGCATTCCTGGGACTGGGAGATCCTACATCCAAGAGCTGGGGTATGATGCTTAACAGTGCAACCAACTTTAAATCCATATATTTTACACCTTACTGGCAATGGTGGCTGCTGCCCCCATTGTTCATGCTTGTTATCCTCCTGCTATGTCTTGCGTTCATAAGCAGGGACATGGAGAGAATACTTGATCCTAAATTAAAGATGAAGAAAGGGATTTGA
- a CDS encoding ABC transporter permease encodes MKNDRNSFVFRLVITLFVILVINFFLPRMMPGDPFATTSEDDSGDEVIIMTEEQRLYYMSYYGLDKPVHEQFLVYLKNLLKADLGRSIYYKMPVSDVIMLHLPWTMFVVLSSTFISTVAGVILGTFSAKNRKKGSDRSMMTGLIAFAEIPSFLLGLILLLIFSVHLRLFPLAGAITPFAHYSGPLEQLLDILYHACLPVMTLSLAQLTGVYLLTRNTLITVTTKDYIRTARAKGLGEKTVWTRHALRNALLPVVTRAGFMIGIMMGGVVLVESVFSYPGIGMTLRSAVVGRDYPLIQGILLVIAVSILICNLLVDKIYSKLDPRVTI; translated from the coding sequence ATGAAAAATGACAGGAATTCATTTGTTTTCAGGTTAGTGATAACCCTTTTTGTAATTCTTGTCATTAATTTCTTCCTTCCACGAATGATGCCTGGTGACCCTTTCGCCACAACTTCCGAAGATGATTCAGGAGATGAGGTCATTATAATGACAGAAGAACAGCGGTTGTATTACATGAGCTACTACGGACTGGACAAACCAGTTCATGAACAATTTCTGGTGTATCTGAAGAACCTGCTAAAGGCTGACCTTGGCAGAAGTATATACTACAAAATGCCGGTCAGTGATGTAATAATGCTGCATCTTCCATGGACCATGTTTGTTGTCCTTAGTTCTACATTTATCAGCACGGTTGCCGGCGTGATCCTTGGGACATTTTCGGCAAAGAACCGGAAAAAAGGAAGCGACAGGAGTATGATGACTGGCCTGATAGCTTTTGCTGAGATACCATCGTTTTTGCTTGGCCTGATACTACTTCTGATATTTAGCGTACATCTCAGATTATTCCCGCTTGCAGGTGCTATCACTCCCTTTGCACACTATAGCGGACCTTTGGAACAGCTATTGGATATATTATACCATGCCTGCCTGCCTGTTATGACACTATCTCTGGCACAACTTACCGGTGTCTACCTTCTAACGAGAAATACATTGATCACAGTTACCACAAAAGATTATATCAGGACTGCACGGGCCAAAGGTCTAGGAGAAAAGACCGTATGGACGAGACATGCACTCAGAAATGCACTGCTTCCGGTTGTGACAAGAGCAGGATTCATGATTGGTATCATGATGGGAGGGGTTGTGCTGGTGGAGAGCGTTTTTTCTTACCCTGGAATAGGAATGACTCTTCGAAGCGCTGTCGTGGGTCGTGATTATCCACTAATTCAGGGAATTCTTCTGGTTATTGCAGTTTCCATACTTATCTGCAACCTGCTGGTTGACAAAATATATAGTAAACTTGACCCGAGGGTTACGATATGA